In Camelus bactrianus isolate YW-2024 breed Bactrian camel chromosome 18, ASM4877302v1, whole genome shotgun sequence, one DNA window encodes the following:
- the IQCE gene encoding IQ domain-containing protein E isoform X1, whose translation MSLGTGEPASETGDDSLSAITFDSDPEKLSAKAKRRSFHKPPPTSPKSPYHSKPRKVASWRALRTAASMPLGSRMSLTPQKLWLGSSRQGSLTQALRSDLTLERAWTTPPSSTPDYLTEAVRMRRSNLRRSASHGSVPGTPIHREKEDMYDEIIELKKSLHMQKSDVDLMRTKLRRLEEENSRKDRQIEQLLDPSRGPDFVRTLAEKRPDTGWVINGLKQRILKLEQQCKEKDSTINKLQTDMKTTNLEEMRIAMETYYEEIHRLQTLLASSETTGKKPPVEKKIGLKKQKKMSSAFLSLSRSVQELTEENQSLKEDLDRMLSNSPTISKIKDYVEWSKPRLLRRIAELEKKMSSMESLKSHASEVVRSNPPAHSASSSVGPRQMRLDRPDRQEEGERLRGAVKSLKGERNALHTQLQERDLEVKQLLQTKADLQKELENMKEGEKERKEREEALREEIRALTKKFRELEEMKNEEEDDRVEMTPETQEEPRPPSPTIRPSQLDSEPGPGPDSDWREGGPSRPPSACSAGRRDAAARLLQSRWQVYRRQKNKAVLSEAATVLQAAFRGHLARAKLLSSRACGSHPPSVPSPPSQASPSPHVLSPVVQAGGDPGQEEAITTIQSVFRAHLARARHSATGQRATAAACTDRSAWAPHSEPLSSPLPAASPGDFISFRISCQEDSEGSSGEPTEGPAPEHEAPRGPGKPAAPPPGPAEPSPSGLQPAMPPPAEEVNSDDSDEVVLAPALPTRKTASPPLTW comes from the exons ATGTCGCTGGGCACCGGGGAGCCGGCCTCGGAGACG GGAGATGACAGTCTGTCTGCGATCACCTTTGACTCTGACCCTGAGAAGCTGAGTGCG AAAGCAAAGAGGAGAAGTTTCCACAAGCCTCCGCCCACATCGCCGA AGTCACCTTATCACTCTAAGCCGAGAAAAGTGGCCTCCTGGAGAGCTCTGAGGACAGCAGCGAGCATGCCCCTCGGCAGCAGAATGTCCTTGACCCCCCAGAAGCTGTGGCTGGGAAGCTCCAGGCAAG GAAGTCTGACCCAAGCCCTGAGATCAGACCTCACCTTGGAGCGTGCGTGGACCACCCCCCCCAGCAGCACCCCCGACTATCTGACAGAAGCCGTAAGAATGAGGAGGTCAAATCTCAGGCGTTCTGCCAGCCACG GCTCCGTCCCTGGGACCCCCATCCACAGAGAGAAGGAGGACATGTACGATGAGATCATCGAGCTGAAGAAG TCATTACACATGCAGAAGAGTGATGTGGATCTGATGAGAACAAAGCTTCGGCGCTTAGAAGAGGAAAACAGCCGAAAGGACCGGCAGATAGAACAGCTCTTGGATCCGTCCCGA GGCCCGGATTTTGTTCGGACTCTGGCAGAGAAAAGGCCTGACACTGGCTGG GTGATCAACGGGCTGAAGCAGCGGATTCTCAAGCTGGAGCAGCAGTGCAAGGAGAAGGACAGCACCATCAA CAAACTGCAGACTGACATGAAGACCACCAACTTGGAGGAGATGAGGATCGCCATGGAGACGTATTACGAGGAG ATTCATCGTCTCCAGACTCTCCTGGCAAGTTCTGAAACGACAGGAAAGAA GCCTCCGGTGGAGAAGAAAATCggccttaaaaagcagaaaaaaatgagcaGTGCCTTCCTGAGCTTGTCCCGCAGCGTCCAGGAGCTCACGGAGGAGAACCAGAGCCTGAAGGAAGACCTGGACCGCATGCTGAGCAACTCCCCCACCATCTCCAAGATAAAGG ATTACGTGGAGTGGAGTAAGCCCCGGCTGCTCCGGCGGATCGCAGAGCTGGAGAAA AAAATGAGTTCGATGGAAAGCCTCAAATCCCACGCCTCAGAGGTGGTCAGGTCCAACCCTCCTGCTCACTCCGCGTCCAGCTCCGTGGGGCCCCGGCAGATGCGCCTGGACCGGCCAGACCGGCAGGAGGAGGGCGAGCGTCTGCGGGGGGCGGTGAAGAGCCTGAAAGGCGAGCGGAATGCCCTGCACACCCAGCTGCAGGAAAGGGA TCTGGAAGTGAAGCAGCTCCTGCAGACAAAGGCGGATCTGCAGAAGGAGCTGGAAAACATGAAGGAGggtgagaaggagagaaaagagagagaggaggcttTGAG AGAAGAAATTCGAGCACTCACCAAGAAGTTTCGAGAATtggaagaaatgaagaatgaaGAGGAAGATGACCGCGTGGAAATGACTCCTGAG ACCCAGGAAGAACCCCGGCCCCCAAGCCCCACCATCAGACCCTCCCAGCTGGACTCGGAGCCGGGCCCGGGGCCCGACAGTGACTGGAGAGAGGGTGGCCCCTCCCGGCCACCCTCTGCCTGCTCTGCGGGGAGGAGAGACGCCGCGGCCCGGCTCCTGCAGAGCCGGTGGCAGGTGTACCGGCGCCAG aaaaataaggCTGTTCTGAGTGAG gcAGCTACCGTGCTGCAGGCGGCTTTCCGGGGGCACCTAGCGCGGGCGAAGCTGCTATCGAGCAGAGCGTGCGGCTCGCATCCCCCCAGCGTGCCAAGCCCTCCCAGCCAG GCCTCCCCCTCGCCCCACGTTCTGAGCCCCGTCGTCCAGGCCGGGGGTGACCCGGGGCAAGAGGaggccatcaccaccatccagtcCGTCTTCCGGGCACACCTGGCACGGGCCAGGCACAG tGCCACCGGTCAGAGAGCCACCGCTGCAGCGTGCACGGACAGATCTGCCTGGGCCCCGCACAGCGAACCCCTGTCCTCACCCCTCCCTGCAGCTTCTCCTggtgatttcatttcatttcggATTTCGT GTCAGGAAGACAGCGAGGGGAGCAGCGGGGAGCCGACGGAGGGGCCAGCTCCCGAGCATGAAGCACCCAGGGGCCCAGGGAAGCCGGCAGCCCCGCCACCCGGCCCCG
- the IQCE gene encoding IQ domain-containing protein E isoform X6, with amino-acid sequence MGDDSLSAITFDSDPEKLSAKAKRRSFHKPPPTSPKSPYHSKPRKVASWRALRTAASMPLGSRMSLTPQKLWLGSSRQGSLTQALRSDLTLERAWTTPPSSTPDYLTEAVRMRRSNLRRSASHGSVPGTPIHREKEDMYDEIIELKKSLHMQKSDVDLMRTKLRRLEEENSRKDRQIEQLLDPSRGPDFVRTLAEKRPDTGWVINGLKQRILKLEQQCKEKDSTINKLQTDMKTTNLEEMRIAMETYYEEIHRLQTLLASSETTGKKPPVEKKIGLKKQKKMSSAFLSLSRSVQELTEENQSLKEDLDRMLSNSPTISKIKDYVEWSKPRLLRRIAELEKKMSSMESLKSHASEVVRSNPPAHSASSSVGPRQMRLDRPDRQEEGERLRGAVKSLKGERNALHTQLQERDLEVKQLLQTKADLQKELENMKEGEKERKEREEALREEIRALTKKFRELEEMKNEEEDDRVEMTPETQEEPRPPSPTIRPSQLDSEPGPGPDSDWREGGPSRPPSACSAGRRDAAARLLQSRWQVYRRQKNKAVLSEAATVLQAAFRGHLARAKLLSSRACGSHPPSVPSPPSQASPSPHVLSPVVQAGGDPGQEEAITTIQSVFRAHLARARHSATGQRATAAACTDRSAWAPHSEPLSSPLPAASPGDFISFRISCQEDSEGSSGEPTEGPAPEHEAPRGPGKPAAPPPGPAEPSPSGLQPAMPPPAEEVNSDDSDEVVLAPALPTRKTASPPLTW; translated from the exons GGAGATGACAGTCTGTCTGCGATCACCTTTGACTCTGACCCTGAGAAGCTGAGTGCG AAAGCAAAGAGGAGAAGTTTCCACAAGCCTCCGCCCACATCGCCGA AGTCACCTTATCACTCTAAGCCGAGAAAAGTGGCCTCCTGGAGAGCTCTGAGGACAGCAGCGAGCATGCCCCTCGGCAGCAGAATGTCCTTGACCCCCCAGAAGCTGTGGCTGGGAAGCTCCAGGCAAG GAAGTCTGACCCAAGCCCTGAGATCAGACCTCACCTTGGAGCGTGCGTGGACCACCCCCCCCAGCAGCACCCCCGACTATCTGACAGAAGCCGTAAGAATGAGGAGGTCAAATCTCAGGCGTTCTGCCAGCCACG GCTCCGTCCCTGGGACCCCCATCCACAGAGAGAAGGAGGACATGTACGATGAGATCATCGAGCTGAAGAAG TCATTACACATGCAGAAGAGTGATGTGGATCTGATGAGAACAAAGCTTCGGCGCTTAGAAGAGGAAAACAGCCGAAAGGACCGGCAGATAGAACAGCTCTTGGATCCGTCCCGA GGCCCGGATTTTGTTCGGACTCTGGCAGAGAAAAGGCCTGACACTGGCTGG GTGATCAACGGGCTGAAGCAGCGGATTCTCAAGCTGGAGCAGCAGTGCAAGGAGAAGGACAGCACCATCAA CAAACTGCAGACTGACATGAAGACCACCAACTTGGAGGAGATGAGGATCGCCATGGAGACGTATTACGAGGAG ATTCATCGTCTCCAGACTCTCCTGGCAAGTTCTGAAACGACAGGAAAGAA GCCTCCGGTGGAGAAGAAAATCggccttaaaaagcagaaaaaaatgagcaGTGCCTTCCTGAGCTTGTCCCGCAGCGTCCAGGAGCTCACGGAGGAGAACCAGAGCCTGAAGGAAGACCTGGACCGCATGCTGAGCAACTCCCCCACCATCTCCAAGATAAAGG ATTACGTGGAGTGGAGTAAGCCCCGGCTGCTCCGGCGGATCGCAGAGCTGGAGAAA AAAATGAGTTCGATGGAAAGCCTCAAATCCCACGCCTCAGAGGTGGTCAGGTCCAACCCTCCTGCTCACTCCGCGTCCAGCTCCGTGGGGCCCCGGCAGATGCGCCTGGACCGGCCAGACCGGCAGGAGGAGGGCGAGCGTCTGCGGGGGGCGGTGAAGAGCCTGAAAGGCGAGCGGAATGCCCTGCACACCCAGCTGCAGGAAAGGGA TCTGGAAGTGAAGCAGCTCCTGCAGACAAAGGCGGATCTGCAGAAGGAGCTGGAAAACATGAAGGAGggtgagaaggagagaaaagagagagaggaggcttTGAG AGAAGAAATTCGAGCACTCACCAAGAAGTTTCGAGAATtggaagaaatgaagaatgaaGAGGAAGATGACCGCGTGGAAATGACTCCTGAG ACCCAGGAAGAACCCCGGCCCCCAAGCCCCACCATCAGACCCTCCCAGCTGGACTCGGAGCCGGGCCCGGGGCCCGACAGTGACTGGAGAGAGGGTGGCCCCTCCCGGCCACCCTCTGCCTGCTCTGCGGGGAGGAGAGACGCCGCGGCCCGGCTCCTGCAGAGCCGGTGGCAGGTGTACCGGCGCCAG aaaaataaggCTGTTCTGAGTGAG gcAGCTACCGTGCTGCAGGCGGCTTTCCGGGGGCACCTAGCGCGGGCGAAGCTGCTATCGAGCAGAGCGTGCGGCTCGCATCCCCCCAGCGTGCCAAGCCCTCCCAGCCAG GCCTCCCCCTCGCCCCACGTTCTGAGCCCCGTCGTCCAGGCCGGGGGTGACCCGGGGCAAGAGGaggccatcaccaccatccagtcCGTCTTCCGGGCACACCTGGCACGGGCCAGGCACAG tGCCACCGGTCAGAGAGCCACCGCTGCAGCGTGCACGGACAGATCTGCCTGGGCCCCGCACAGCGAACCCCTGTCCTCACCCCTCCCTGCAGCTTCTCCTggtgatttcatttcatttcggATTTCGT GTCAGGAAGACAGCGAGGGGAGCAGCGGGGAGCCGACGGAGGGGCCAGCTCCCGAGCATGAAGCACCCAGGGGCCCAGGGAAGCCGGCAGCCCCGCCACCCGGCCCCG
- the IQCE gene encoding IQ domain-containing protein E isoform X7, with translation MPLGSRMSLTPQKLWLGSSRQGSLTQALRSDLTLERAWTTPPSSTPDYLTEAVRMRRSNLRRSASHGSVPGTPIHREKEDMYDEIIELKKSLHMQKSDVDLMRTKLRRLEEENSRKDRQIEQLLDPSRGPDFVRTLAEKRPDTGWVINGLKQRILKLEQQCKEKDSTINKLQTDMKTTNLEEMRIAMETYYEEIHRLQTLLASSETTGKKPPVEKKIGLKKQKKMSSAFLSLSRSVQELTEENQSLKEDLDRMLSNSPTISKIKDYVEWSKPRLLRRIAELEKKMSSMESLKSHASEVVRSNPPAHSASSSVGPRQMRLDRPDRQEEGERLRGAVKSLKGERNALHTQLQERDLEVKQLLQTKADLQKELENMKEGEKERKEREEALREEIRALTKKFRELEEMKNEEEDDRVEMTPETQEEPRPPSPTIRPSQLDSEPGPGPDSDWREGGPSRPPSACSAGRRDAAARLLQSRWQVYRRQKNKAVLSEAATVLQAAFRGHLARAKLLSSRACGSHPPSVPSPPSQASPSPHVLSPVVQAGGDPGQEEAITTIQSVFRAHLARARHSATGQRATAAACTDRSAWAPHSEPLSSPLPAASPGDFISFRISCQEDSEGSSGEPTEGPAPEHEAPRGPGKPAAPPPGPAEPSPSGLQPAMPPPAEEVNSDDSDEVVLAPALPTRKTASPPLTW, from the exons ATGCCCCTCGGCAGCAGAATGTCCTTGACCCCCCAGAAGCTGTGGCTGGGAAGCTCCAGGCAAG GAAGTCTGACCCAAGCCCTGAGATCAGACCTCACCTTGGAGCGTGCGTGGACCACCCCCCCCAGCAGCACCCCCGACTATCTGACAGAAGCCGTAAGAATGAGGAGGTCAAATCTCAGGCGTTCTGCCAGCCACG GCTCCGTCCCTGGGACCCCCATCCACAGAGAGAAGGAGGACATGTACGATGAGATCATCGAGCTGAAGAAG TCATTACACATGCAGAAGAGTGATGTGGATCTGATGAGAACAAAGCTTCGGCGCTTAGAAGAGGAAAACAGCCGAAAGGACCGGCAGATAGAACAGCTCTTGGATCCGTCCCGA GGCCCGGATTTTGTTCGGACTCTGGCAGAGAAAAGGCCTGACACTGGCTGG GTGATCAACGGGCTGAAGCAGCGGATTCTCAAGCTGGAGCAGCAGTGCAAGGAGAAGGACAGCACCATCAA CAAACTGCAGACTGACATGAAGACCACCAACTTGGAGGAGATGAGGATCGCCATGGAGACGTATTACGAGGAG ATTCATCGTCTCCAGACTCTCCTGGCAAGTTCTGAAACGACAGGAAAGAA GCCTCCGGTGGAGAAGAAAATCggccttaaaaagcagaaaaaaatgagcaGTGCCTTCCTGAGCTTGTCCCGCAGCGTCCAGGAGCTCACGGAGGAGAACCAGAGCCTGAAGGAAGACCTGGACCGCATGCTGAGCAACTCCCCCACCATCTCCAAGATAAAGG ATTACGTGGAGTGGAGTAAGCCCCGGCTGCTCCGGCGGATCGCAGAGCTGGAGAAA AAAATGAGTTCGATGGAAAGCCTCAAATCCCACGCCTCAGAGGTGGTCAGGTCCAACCCTCCTGCTCACTCCGCGTCCAGCTCCGTGGGGCCCCGGCAGATGCGCCTGGACCGGCCAGACCGGCAGGAGGAGGGCGAGCGTCTGCGGGGGGCGGTGAAGAGCCTGAAAGGCGAGCGGAATGCCCTGCACACCCAGCTGCAGGAAAGGGA TCTGGAAGTGAAGCAGCTCCTGCAGACAAAGGCGGATCTGCAGAAGGAGCTGGAAAACATGAAGGAGggtgagaaggagagaaaagagagagaggaggcttTGAG AGAAGAAATTCGAGCACTCACCAAGAAGTTTCGAGAATtggaagaaatgaagaatgaaGAGGAAGATGACCGCGTGGAAATGACTCCTGAG ACCCAGGAAGAACCCCGGCCCCCAAGCCCCACCATCAGACCCTCCCAGCTGGACTCGGAGCCGGGCCCGGGGCCCGACAGTGACTGGAGAGAGGGTGGCCCCTCCCGGCCACCCTCTGCCTGCTCTGCGGGGAGGAGAGACGCCGCGGCCCGGCTCCTGCAGAGCCGGTGGCAGGTGTACCGGCGCCAG aaaaataaggCTGTTCTGAGTGAG gcAGCTACCGTGCTGCAGGCGGCTTTCCGGGGGCACCTAGCGCGGGCGAAGCTGCTATCGAGCAGAGCGTGCGGCTCGCATCCCCCCAGCGTGCCAAGCCCTCCCAGCCAG GCCTCCCCCTCGCCCCACGTTCTGAGCCCCGTCGTCCAGGCCGGGGGTGACCCGGGGCAAGAGGaggccatcaccaccatccagtcCGTCTTCCGGGCACACCTGGCACGGGCCAGGCACAG tGCCACCGGTCAGAGAGCCACCGCTGCAGCGTGCACGGACAGATCTGCCTGGGCCCCGCACAGCGAACCCCTGTCCTCACCCCTCCCTGCAGCTTCTCCTggtgatttcatttcatttcggATTTCGT GTCAGGAAGACAGCGAGGGGAGCAGCGGGGAGCCGACGGAGGGGCCAGCTCCCGAGCATGAAGCACCCAGGGGCCCAGGGAAGCCGGCAGCCCCGCCACCCGGCCCCG
- the IQCE gene encoding IQ domain-containing protein E isoform X4 — MSLGTGEPASETGDDSLSAITFDSDPEKLSAKAKRRSFHKPPPTSPKSPYHSKPRKVASWRALRTAASMPLGSRMSLTPQKLWLGSSRQGSLTQALRSDLTLERAWTTPPSSTPDYLTEAVRMRRSNLRRSASHGSVPGTPIHREKEDMYDEIIELKKSLHMQKSDVDLMRTKLRRLEEENSRKDRQIEQLLDPSRGPDFVRTLAEKRPDTGWVINGLKQRILKLEQQCKEKDSTINKLQTDMKTTNLEEMRIAMETYYEEIHRLQTLLASSETTGKKPPVEKKIGLKKQKKMSSAFLSLSRSVQELTEENQSLKEDLDRMLSNSPTISKIKDYVEWSKPRLLRRIAELEKKMSSMESLKSHASEVVRSNPPAHSASSSVGPRQMRLDRPDRQEEGERLRGAVKSLKGERNALHTQLQERDLEVKQLLQTKADLQKELENMKEGEKERKEREEALREEIRALTKKFRELEEMKNEEEDDRVEMTPETQEEPRPPSPTIRPSQLDSEPGPGPDSDWREGGPSRPPSACSAGRRDAAARLLQSRWQVYRRQKNKAVLSEASPSPHVLSPVVQAGGDPGQEEAITTIQSVFRAHLARARHSATGQRATAAACTDRSAWAPHSEPLSSPLPAASPGDFISFRISCQEDSEGSSGEPTEGPAPEHEAPRGPGKPAAPPPGPAEPSPSGLQPAMPPPAEEVNSDDSDEVVLAPALPTRKTASPPLTW; from the exons ATGTCGCTGGGCACCGGGGAGCCGGCCTCGGAGACG GGAGATGACAGTCTGTCTGCGATCACCTTTGACTCTGACCCTGAGAAGCTGAGTGCG AAAGCAAAGAGGAGAAGTTTCCACAAGCCTCCGCCCACATCGCCGA AGTCACCTTATCACTCTAAGCCGAGAAAAGTGGCCTCCTGGAGAGCTCTGAGGACAGCAGCGAGCATGCCCCTCGGCAGCAGAATGTCCTTGACCCCCCAGAAGCTGTGGCTGGGAAGCTCCAGGCAAG GAAGTCTGACCCAAGCCCTGAGATCAGACCTCACCTTGGAGCGTGCGTGGACCACCCCCCCCAGCAGCACCCCCGACTATCTGACAGAAGCCGTAAGAATGAGGAGGTCAAATCTCAGGCGTTCTGCCAGCCACG GCTCCGTCCCTGGGACCCCCATCCACAGAGAGAAGGAGGACATGTACGATGAGATCATCGAGCTGAAGAAG TCATTACACATGCAGAAGAGTGATGTGGATCTGATGAGAACAAAGCTTCGGCGCTTAGAAGAGGAAAACAGCCGAAAGGACCGGCAGATAGAACAGCTCTTGGATCCGTCCCGA GGCCCGGATTTTGTTCGGACTCTGGCAGAGAAAAGGCCTGACACTGGCTGG GTGATCAACGGGCTGAAGCAGCGGATTCTCAAGCTGGAGCAGCAGTGCAAGGAGAAGGACAGCACCATCAA CAAACTGCAGACTGACATGAAGACCACCAACTTGGAGGAGATGAGGATCGCCATGGAGACGTATTACGAGGAG ATTCATCGTCTCCAGACTCTCCTGGCAAGTTCTGAAACGACAGGAAAGAA GCCTCCGGTGGAGAAGAAAATCggccttaaaaagcagaaaaaaatgagcaGTGCCTTCCTGAGCTTGTCCCGCAGCGTCCAGGAGCTCACGGAGGAGAACCAGAGCCTGAAGGAAGACCTGGACCGCATGCTGAGCAACTCCCCCACCATCTCCAAGATAAAGG ATTACGTGGAGTGGAGTAAGCCCCGGCTGCTCCGGCGGATCGCAGAGCTGGAGAAA AAAATGAGTTCGATGGAAAGCCTCAAATCCCACGCCTCAGAGGTGGTCAGGTCCAACCCTCCTGCTCACTCCGCGTCCAGCTCCGTGGGGCCCCGGCAGATGCGCCTGGACCGGCCAGACCGGCAGGAGGAGGGCGAGCGTCTGCGGGGGGCGGTGAAGAGCCTGAAAGGCGAGCGGAATGCCCTGCACACCCAGCTGCAGGAAAGGGA TCTGGAAGTGAAGCAGCTCCTGCAGACAAAGGCGGATCTGCAGAAGGAGCTGGAAAACATGAAGGAGggtgagaaggagagaaaagagagagaggaggcttTGAG AGAAGAAATTCGAGCACTCACCAAGAAGTTTCGAGAATtggaagaaatgaagaatgaaGAGGAAGATGACCGCGTGGAAATGACTCCTGAG ACCCAGGAAGAACCCCGGCCCCCAAGCCCCACCATCAGACCCTCCCAGCTGGACTCGGAGCCGGGCCCGGGGCCCGACAGTGACTGGAGAGAGGGTGGCCCCTCCCGGCCACCCTCTGCCTGCTCTGCGGGGAGGAGAGACGCCGCGGCCCGGCTCCTGCAGAGCCGGTGGCAGGTGTACCGGCGCCAG aaaaataaggCTGTTCTGAGTGAG GCCTCCCCCTCGCCCCACGTTCTGAGCCCCGTCGTCCAGGCCGGGGGTGACCCGGGGCAAGAGGaggccatcaccaccatccagtcCGTCTTCCGGGCACACCTGGCACGGGCCAGGCACAG tGCCACCGGTCAGAGAGCCACCGCTGCAGCGTGCACGGACAGATCTGCCTGGGCCCCGCACAGCGAACCCCTGTCCTCACCCCTCCCTGCAGCTTCTCCTggtgatttcatttcatttcggATTTCGT GTCAGGAAGACAGCGAGGGGAGCAGCGGGGAGCCGACGGAGGGGCCAGCTCCCGAGCATGAAGCACCCAGGGGCCCAGGGAAGCCGGCAGCCCCGCCACCCGGCCCCG
- the IQCE gene encoding IQ domain-containing protein E isoform X5, with translation MSLGTGEPASETGDDSLSAITFDSDPEKLSAKAKRRSFHKPPPTSPKSPYHSKPRKVASWRALRTAASMPLGSRMSLTPQKLWLGSSRQGSVPGTPIHREKEDMYDEIIELKKSLHMQKSDVDLMRTKLRRLEEENSRKDRQIEQLLDPSRGPDFVRTLAEKRPDTGWVINGLKQRILKLEQQCKEKDSTINKLQTDMKTTNLEEMRIAMETYYEEIHRLQTLLASSETTGKKPPVEKKIGLKKQKKMSSAFLSLSRSVQELTEENQSLKEDLDRMLSNSPTISKIKDYVEWSKPRLLRRIAELEKKMSSMESLKSHASEVVRSNPPAHSASSSVGPRQMRLDRPDRQEEGERLRGAVKSLKGERNALHTQLQERDLEVKQLLQTKADLQKELENMKEGEKERKEREEALREEIRALTKKFRELEEMKNEEEDDRVEMTPETQEEPRPPSPTIRPSQLDSEPGPGPDSDWREGGPSRPPSACSAGRRDAAARLLQSRWQVYRRQKNKAVLSEAATVLQAAFRGHLARAKLLSSRACGSHPPSVPSPPSQASPSPHVLSPVVQAGGDPGQEEAITTIQSVFRAHLARARHSATGQRATAAACTDRSAWAPHSEPLSSPLPAASPGDFISFRISCQEDSEGSSGEPTEGPAPEHEAPRGPGKPAAPPPGPAEPSPSGLQPAMPPPAEEVNSDDSDEVVLAPALPTRKTASPPLTW, from the exons ATGTCGCTGGGCACCGGGGAGCCGGCCTCGGAGACG GGAGATGACAGTCTGTCTGCGATCACCTTTGACTCTGACCCTGAGAAGCTGAGTGCG AAAGCAAAGAGGAGAAGTTTCCACAAGCCTCCGCCCACATCGCCGA AGTCACCTTATCACTCTAAGCCGAGAAAAGTGGCCTCCTGGAGAGCTCTGAGGACAGCAGCGAGCATGCCCCTCGGCAGCAGAATGTCCTTGACCCCCCAGAAGCTGTGGCTGGGAAGCTCCAGGCAAG GCTCCGTCCCTGGGACCCCCATCCACAGAGAGAAGGAGGACATGTACGATGAGATCATCGAGCTGAAGAAG TCATTACACATGCAGAAGAGTGATGTGGATCTGATGAGAACAAAGCTTCGGCGCTTAGAAGAGGAAAACAGCCGAAAGGACCGGCAGATAGAACAGCTCTTGGATCCGTCCCGA GGCCCGGATTTTGTTCGGACTCTGGCAGAGAAAAGGCCTGACACTGGCTGG GTGATCAACGGGCTGAAGCAGCGGATTCTCAAGCTGGAGCAGCAGTGCAAGGAGAAGGACAGCACCATCAA CAAACTGCAGACTGACATGAAGACCACCAACTTGGAGGAGATGAGGATCGCCATGGAGACGTATTACGAGGAG ATTCATCGTCTCCAGACTCTCCTGGCAAGTTCTGAAACGACAGGAAAGAA GCCTCCGGTGGAGAAGAAAATCggccttaaaaagcagaaaaaaatgagcaGTGCCTTCCTGAGCTTGTCCCGCAGCGTCCAGGAGCTCACGGAGGAGAACCAGAGCCTGAAGGAAGACCTGGACCGCATGCTGAGCAACTCCCCCACCATCTCCAAGATAAAGG ATTACGTGGAGTGGAGTAAGCCCCGGCTGCTCCGGCGGATCGCAGAGCTGGAGAAA AAAATGAGTTCGATGGAAAGCCTCAAATCCCACGCCTCAGAGGTGGTCAGGTCCAACCCTCCTGCTCACTCCGCGTCCAGCTCCGTGGGGCCCCGGCAGATGCGCCTGGACCGGCCAGACCGGCAGGAGGAGGGCGAGCGTCTGCGGGGGGCGGTGAAGAGCCTGAAAGGCGAGCGGAATGCCCTGCACACCCAGCTGCAGGAAAGGGA TCTGGAAGTGAAGCAGCTCCTGCAGACAAAGGCGGATCTGCAGAAGGAGCTGGAAAACATGAAGGAGggtgagaaggagagaaaagagagagaggaggcttTGAG AGAAGAAATTCGAGCACTCACCAAGAAGTTTCGAGAATtggaagaaatgaagaatgaaGAGGAAGATGACCGCGTGGAAATGACTCCTGAG ACCCAGGAAGAACCCCGGCCCCCAAGCCCCACCATCAGACCCTCCCAGCTGGACTCGGAGCCGGGCCCGGGGCCCGACAGTGACTGGAGAGAGGGTGGCCCCTCCCGGCCACCCTCTGCCTGCTCTGCGGGGAGGAGAGACGCCGCGGCCCGGCTCCTGCAGAGCCGGTGGCAGGTGTACCGGCGCCAG aaaaataaggCTGTTCTGAGTGAG gcAGCTACCGTGCTGCAGGCGGCTTTCCGGGGGCACCTAGCGCGGGCGAAGCTGCTATCGAGCAGAGCGTGCGGCTCGCATCCCCCCAGCGTGCCAAGCCCTCCCAGCCAG GCCTCCCCCTCGCCCCACGTTCTGAGCCCCGTCGTCCAGGCCGGGGGTGACCCGGGGCAAGAGGaggccatcaccaccatccagtcCGTCTTCCGGGCACACCTGGCACGGGCCAGGCACAG tGCCACCGGTCAGAGAGCCACCGCTGCAGCGTGCACGGACAGATCTGCCTGGGCCCCGCACAGCGAACCCCTGTCCTCACCCCTCCCTGCAGCTTCTCCTggtgatttcatttcatttcggATTTCGT GTCAGGAAGACAGCGAGGGGAGCAGCGGGGAGCCGACGGAGGGGCCAGCTCCCGAGCATGAAGCACCCAGGGGCCCAGGGAAGCCGGCAGCCCCGCCACCCGGCCCCG